The following are encoded together in the Lathyrus oleraceus cultivar Zhongwan6 chromosome 3, CAAS_Psat_ZW6_1.0, whole genome shotgun sequence genome:
- the LOC127129750 gene encoding RING-H2 finger protein ATL64-like, whose protein sequence is MVSEPAFKEDYALIRNDMIGSSILLFIILLVLLHTCFYLRHFRHRSLRSTNSLTAPTFREQRLDTSVLKSLPIFTYSSSATRFTLHDRAICLSEYTDGDECRTLPNCNHVFHSYCIDAWFASHSNCPLCRGLVQPVTVESKIELGSVSGSEEPGEGSSYLPEPIGCPRRPFRVIVELSPEVYTRG, encoded by the coding sequence ATGGTTTCGGAACCCGCCTTTAAAGAAGACTATGCCCTTATCCGCAATGATATGATAGGTTCTTCCATCCTTTTGTTTATAATCCTCCTTGTCCTCCTTCACACTTGCTTCTACCTCCGCCATTTTCGTCACCGCAGTCTACGTTCTACAAATTCTCTTACGGCTCCCACGTTCAGAGAACAACGTCTTGACACTTCCGTTCTCAAATCCCTTCCCATCTTCACTTACTCTTCCTCTGCCACCCGCTTTACTCTTCACGACCGTGCTATATGTTTGTCGGAGTATACCGACGGCGATGAATGTCGAACGCTCCCAAACTGTAACCATGTTTTTCATTCCTACTGTATCGACGCGTGGTTTGCTTCTCACTCTAATTGCCCTCTCTGCCGAGGTTTGGTCCAACCGGTAACGGTTGAGTCTAAAATTGAATTGGGTTCTGTTTCGGGTTCAGAAGAACCGGGTGAGGGTAGTTCGTATTTACCTGAACCGATTGGGTGTCCGAGAAGGCCGTTTAGAGTAATTGTTGAGTTGTCACCCGAGGTTTATACCCGAGGATAA